The Anaerolineales bacterium genomic sequence GCGCCTCAATCGCGGGACGTATCGGCGCAGGAAAGACGCTGCTGGCTCGCGGACTTCCGAGCAGTTTCCTGGCCAATTGGTCACACTTACGAGGTCCCGAATCCGGCAGTCCGAAGGGTATATCGACGGCAAGAACTACGGGCCTGGGCATGCGCTTCAGCAGACTCGCCATGGACGGGAATACTTCTGAGGAGATTTCAGCCGAGAGCAGCTCTTTCGAGATGCAGAGCCAGCCCCCCTTGCAGCCATCGACTCCGGCGATCTGCACGATCGAACACCTCCATGAATGGCCTGCGCGCGGGATCAATCGAACCGGTTATTCGGCATACGGCTTTTCGAAAAACATCTCCTCGACGTACGAGAGTATGATCTCGTTGGCATACGCCATCGCCGAACCGGATCCGGGGAAAACACCCTCTGGATACGTATGAAAATGATAGCGTGCCAGTTCTTCCTCGGAATAGACTATGTTGGCTGGATTGTCGTTGCAGCGTGTCCACTGTCCACTTTTTTCGGCAGCCGCGTTGATTATCGCCAGCATGTGCTTCTTGCTCGTACCCTGGACGTGATCGACATCGAATTGGATGCGAAGATAGGGACAAGGTAATCCCTCGGCAAAACGTGAGGCGTCCCGTTCGGACCAATAGACTTCGTCCGAAATCACGCCTCCGCTTATGGTCAATTTCGATACTTCTTCCACACCCATATCGCCGTTTCCGCCCAAGAGCGCAAGGGTATGAACGACCCACATTTCGTTGTCTTCTACGGCCCGCAGAATGTCCTTCGCCGGGCAGGAGGGCCCTTCCCAGTCGATCAGAAAAGCAATCGGCATCTCCGGATAGCGGTATAGTGCACCTGTGGCCAGAACAACGCCATACGAATAGGACAGAATCCCGATGTTCTCTTGCTGAATAAAGGGAAGCCGGCTGACGAAATCCACCACCGCTTTCAAATCATCTTGATGCACCCTCCCATAACGGTCGTCCTGCCCTTCGCTTTCTCCTCGGCCCTGTACGGCAAAGTCGACAGCCATGATCCCGAGATCATTAAGTCCTTCAGCAAACTCGCTCTCAAACGCGTAAATTCCACCCGTGCCGGGTATGCCGATCAGAACCGGAAAAGGCCCGTCTCCCTGGGGCTTCACCATCCTCACCGACAGGAGGTTGCCGTTCAGCGAGGGCACGAACAACGAAGCCGATCCGTCGGATTGAAATTCGATTTCCGGTTGTTGTGTGGTGATCTGCTGGTTTTTTACACATGCCGATAGGATCAAGCCGAAGACAAAAAACCGAAAAATCTGCTTACATTCCTGTTTACTCAATCCAGACCTTCCTTTACATCAACACAATCCGCCCGATGATTTTGACCCGTTTGATGAGGATGTTTCTCGCTTGGATCCGGGTGTTGTTTCAAATGAAAATACTCCACGAGATCGGCCACTGCCACCACGATCGTGATCATCAGAACCAATCTTGCCCGGAGTTTCATCCCATTTCCTTTCTACTCACGAACGCGGCCTGGCGAATCCAACGGATCAGTCAACTCTCCCGAAGTTTCAAAACAGGCTTGTTTGAGACTCCCTGATCGTGCGATCGGGTTTTTCGATCTGCTTTCACTCGAAATAACCTTCGAGAAACAAACCCTGCAGCGGACCGATCGTGAATTGCTTTCCGTACGGAAGCCGCACGACGACCTCGGACGTCGTCCTGTTGTAGGCAATCAAGCCTCTCTCGAACCGCTTGTAGGCCATGCCATCGACGACGGTCACCATATCGGAAATTGGCTTCCCAAAATCTGTCAGGTAGAAATCATAATACGCATGCTGGTGGTCACCGCCATCCCAATCGTCGTTGTTGTCGGCGTAGAGGATGTAGCCGTTTTCCGGAATCACCACCGCCATGGCGGCGAACAACCTTGCGTAGCGTAGATTCTCTTCCGTGTAGCGATCGGCTACGTAATCGTCCGTGGTGATCTTCCACGGCTCGAAGGCGATGATTTTCGGCCACAGCAGGTGCGTGTCCCAGTAGATCAAAAGATCTTCCATGCGTTCGATGGACGGGTTCCATCCAAATTCATTTTCCTCACTGTAGGTGAGGGCATACCCTTCGGCCGGTTCCGATTTCCACAATTCGAGAAACACACCGGAGAGATACTGCGCGGTGGGATCGTCCACGCCCCAATTGACGTTGCCCATGAGGATGAAATCGTCCCCCACGCGCATGCGAATGGCCTTTGAGATTGCAACGCGTGCGGCCTCGACAACCTCCTCGCTGCGTCCGTTGCCTGCACCGTTGTGCCACCAATCCAGCATCATGCCGTCGAAGCCGGCGATCTTAAAATTCAAAGCTTTCTCAGCCATCAGCGCAGGCCACTCGGGATGGGTAAAGTTGATCACCAGCGTCTGATCATATTCGGAGCCGATATGGGGTTGATACACCTCGTCGAGGTAAAACGGCGAATCGGGGGACAAAGTTCGCCAGCCGGGATACCAGTAATGCCATTGCTCGGAAATCAGGTACAGCGTATCGCCGTCCGACTGCATGAGGATCCTCTGCGGTGCAGAGACGGCCGGCTGCGTCGATTCGAGGTCCTGGGCAAGACCAGCACCGATCCAGACCAATCCATACGGCGTGTCTTCCGTGTCGCAATCAAAATAGAACTCCGAAAGGTGTTCGCAGTTGCTCGACCAGGGATAGAAAACCGGAATCGTGCGTTTGTTGTCGACCTTCTCCTGGATCGAGTAGACCGTGCCGTCGTAGGGTTCGACGACGAGATCGCCCGGGTCGACCAGCGGAATCCCGTTCTCGTCCAATCCCCATACAAGGATGTCGTCCACACACACTTCAGTGTTGGGCGCGGCGCCAAAACCGGCCCGGCCGGAATCCCGCCGGTCATCACGCACCTGCAGGACCAATTCGCCGTTCAGGAAATATTTCAGCTCCTCCCCCACGAAGCGAACTTGAAACTCAACCCATTCATTCTGCTCGATCTGTACCGAAGCGCCGCCCAATTGCGAGGCGGGGGGATAATAACCTACGGCTGCCCATTCGTTGTTGAAGATGCTGGCTCGATAGCCGTCGATCGATGAATTGATGCGAACGTACGCTTCCGCCCCCTGATTGGGATTGTCCGAAAGGAACTTCGCCCGCAGCGAAAGAGCGTAGTTCTCCCATTCGTCGAGGCCAAACAGGAAACTGGACCAATCGTCGGAAATCTGACTGCAGAAAACGGCATTGCTGTCGCTCTCATTTTGCACCTGCCACGATTCCGACCAATCATACAACTCGAATGGAAATCCGGTTTCGAAGTCGATACTGAGAAGCGTGGCCGCTTCGATCTGTGCCTGTACATCCGGTGTATCCGTTGGCTGAGGAAGGTCAATGGTCGGCGTAGCTACCGCAGTAGCACCGGGAGTTTCGGGAGTGGATCTGCCGGGAGTACACCCGCTCAGCAATGCGATCCAGAGGCATACGACCGCGAAACTGGAGTATCCACTACGCATCTCTCTACCTCCTTGCCGGACACCCGTGAGCATCCATCCGCATGTCCTGCCTGAGGGCTGTGTATCGTCAACATCAGCCGGATATCATGGGACAATGACGGGATCCAGTTCTACCCAAGATCTCCCGCCGTTCGTGGTGTATACGAGAGACACGGCATCGTCGTTGGTCACGATGGCCCATCCGACCTGCTCGTTGATGAAGTCGAAGTGGACGGAGTGCCATGCCACGGTCTTGATCGTGGTCCCGGTCAAACCGCCATCCGTACTTTGCTGCAATCTACCGGATTGGCTCTCATGTGAAGGATAAGTCTCTTCATTTCGCCCGAATCCAACCACCAGCCAGGCGTGCGCTATAAAAATCGACTAACGGCTTCGAGTTCAGCCCTCCGATCATACACCAATCCAGGAACGTTGGACGAACCCTGGGTATCCCACTGAGTACTATCGTCGGGAATCAGCAAGTACTCGAGAAGCCAGGCGTTCGATCGCCGGATTTTCATTCCCACCACTCTCCAATGAAGTAGATGTCGTTATCGTCATTGGCGAAGACGGCCCAATGACACAAAAACTGCGCCGGAAAGTAGCCGGGCGTAACGTTGTGGCTGTCCGTACCGTCCGCGTTCATGATATAGATGTCGTACTTGCCAGTGTCCCCAATGGCGCTGACGATATAAACGAGCTGCTCGCCAGTGTGGGACCAGCTTGCAAGACCCTGGGAAAAGCCCGTCGTCGTCAGGCGGATCTCTTCCATCGTGCCAAGATTCAGGCTGAAGAAATCGTATTCGCCGTACGGAGTGCCGTCCCCAACAAGCCGCTCGTAGACGACCTTCGTTCCGTCCGGGCTGATCCGGGGATCGTAGTCCCCGAACGGCAAGTTCGCCGCGCCCCACTCGCCGGCTTTCGGAGGATCAGTGAGCGCGCGAATCGAACTTCCATCGGGATGGATGCTCCAGATGCGGCTGGCCCGCGTGAAGACGACAAGATCGTCGCGCCAATCGACGTCGGCCTCTTGATCGGGCGTATCGACCAACAGCGTCGTGTCTTCGCCATTCGAACCCATGAGGTAGATCCCGAGACTCTGCGTACGCCAGGACAGGAACGCAATCCGGGTGCCATCCGAAGACCAGGCGGGGTAGAGATCCCAAAAGGAATTTTCGGTCAACCTGTTCAAGCCGCCGCTGTCGAGATTCAGCGTGAAGATCTCCTCCTGCTCATTGGCATTCCCATCGACGGGTTGCGAGAACACGAATTCATCGCCGCGCGGACTCCAGCGTAAACACGAGATACGGGCAGGTGAGGTGTAGATGAGCTCGACCTCGCCGGACTCAACTTCCAACTTGTAAATGCCCCATCGTTCGAGGTGGGGCACCGTGAATTGGCCGGTCGCATCAGACGGAGCTTCTGAATCCTGCGGAGCTGAGTTGGACTCCGGCAGCATCGTGCCAGCGGCACAAAACAAGCTGGACGCCGACACGAGAAGGACAATCACGAGAAGGAATACTTTACGAGACATCGAACCTCCAATTCAGCCACGGCGGACCAAAGGCCTTGATCTTAACAACATCCATCTCCGATCATACACTACCTATCGCTAAATTCGACTGGATCAGCTCAAGGGCAGCCAATCCGCTTTCCAGCATTCAAAGCATTTGACTATTCGCTGCTGTTCTCCCGCCGTGGCGGCAAGGAAGATTCATGATAGTAGACTACTTTCCACTCATCCTTCATTTTCCGGAACACAAAACTGGCACCGGCTCGCTCAAAAACGTCCCGTTCGCCATTCTTAAAGCCAGCCTCAGCTTTGTAAACCCACGAGAGGATCGCCGTATTAGATCCCAGAATCCGATATTCCCGCTGCAGGGTGGTCAATGTAAAGGTGGAACAATCCATCAGATAATCGACGTTATTTTTCAAATACGGCGATCCTCTCGTGGGTTTACAAAGCTGAGGCTGGCTTTAAGAATGGCGAACGTTTTTCACACCCGGCGATCAGTGTATCAAGGGCTTCGCGCAGTTCGCGTTCTATCAGTTCTTTTTCGGCAAGCGTTAGTTGTTCCGAGCGCATCGTTTCTCCTTCTACGCAGTAATCTACTGTGACCTAATCCTAAACAGGCTTTGCGCTTTCGCGGGCCCCGGCGTTCTTCTTTGAAGCAGCTCACCCTCATCTCCGCTCGTCCACCCAAACTCGATTAATCCTCCTGATACTCGAGGTATTGACCTGGACCCTTTCGAATGCTTCCAGTGGTTTATCATTCCATTCCAGGCGTGACATTACTGGACTCAACGCCGATACCTTGCAGAAAAGCTCCGGCAAGAACCTTGTGCCCGGTATCGTTGACGTGTACCTTGTCTGCCGCAAGTTCGTACGGGTCGATGTCCTGCAGAATCTCGTCGAACGCCGCCTGCGTGTCGACGAAGACCGCCTCGTGCAGCAGCGCAAGTTCCTGCACGACTTCTCCGAACCGGTCCATGAGGGACCGCATGGGGTCGCTTCGGTTCGGCTCGAGATAGTAGGGAGTCATCATCACCAGACCGTCAAGTTCCTGCCGGACCTGGCCGATCAAGCGCTCGAGCGTCCGGCGGTACTCCTCCAGAGAGACCGGCGGCTTCGCTCTAAACGAGTCGAAGTGCTGCCACACGTCGTTGATTCCGATCATCACGCTGAGCCAGGAAGGATGCAGGCGCAGGACGTCCGAATCCCAGCGGGCCGCGAGTTCCCGGACGGTGTCACCGCCGACTCCCGTGTTGAGAATGCGGATGCCGGCATCCGGGTAAGCTTTGGCAAGGACATCATGCACGAAATTCACGTAGCCGTCGCCGAGGTACTGGCTCGATTCCCAACCAGGATGGCTGCGATCGCGGCCGCAGTCTGTGATGGAATCGCCGATGAAAAGGACATGCGATGCAGGTTTCAGGAGCATGAGACAATCCTTTCAAATGCTTTTATGTACTGCTGCCCAACGATTTTGAGCTTACGTGACTTTCGACTTACTTGCAGTTCTGAGCCGGCTAAGATTTCAATTCTGCATGCTTGTAAGCAAGTCTAGCGTATGTTCAAGCAATCCGGGATCGAGGCGATCGCCATGGCCGGGAACCAACATGTTAAAGTCGAAGCGGGAGAGATCGCGAACGGACTCGGGCCATGCTGCCATGTCCGCATCGGAAGTGTTGCCCACTTTGTCCTCACCGATGATCATACACGTGCCAAAGAGTAGTTTTCGACTGGGGAAATATACGACCACGTTGTCCGGTGCGTGCGATGGCCCCGGATAGTAGACTTGAACCACCTCGTCGTCGAACTTCAGCTGCAGGCCATCCTCCAGGTCGAAAAGATGCGTTGGCGCGACGTACGCCAAAGCCGCATGTGCCTCGTAGTAAGATCGATATTGGGGAGCTTGCAGCCAGTCCAGGGTCATTGCCCGCATATCTTCTCCGCGCTGCGCCAGCAAAGTAGCCGTCAGTTCCGATCCATAGACCGGGATTCCCTCGTCGATCAAATAGCTGTTGCCTCCCAGATTGTCGTAATGAAATCCGGTGTTGATGGCGGTGATTTCTCGCTCGCCCATTTGCGCCTTAACCCAATCCAACACCTCTCGCGTCGCTTCTGGTGTGTAGGGTGTGTCCACAAGAACCAGGTCCGAACTCTTCATCTCGACGATCATCGAATTTCCGGGCCAGGGAAATGAATGGGTGATGATGAACACCCCATCCTGGACCTGTCTCACGTACAAATCCTCACCGATGTCAAAACGCGCGTACGATTCTGGACTCGTATCGCCCGCAGTGGTCCGATCCAAATCTGGAATCTGTGTATTTCCTTCCGAAGCTGCCGGTGAAGACGTCAATCCGGCACACGATGCCAGGATCGTACCCAGAAGAATCAGAAAGATCGTCCAGTGCTGATGTCGCTGTCGATGCAGCAAAGAGTTCCTCCCACGAATCCTGAGCGGATTTTGATTTTCCGGTGATCCCGATGTTCTTCCCGGGAACAGCCCGTCGTAAGTGCAGATTGTACTCCAAGTCTGTTCGTAACTGGCAAACACTCGGCCGGATTAACGTTGAGTCCTTCGACGAAGTATGAAATCGCCGAAGGACTCCGATTTGCTTCCAGCCTTTATCGTATTTACGGTCGTTCTATTTCATGCGTGGAACACGAGTGCCTATCCCAACGATCCACGGTCCCCTACTTTGAACCTCCCGTACCTATCGTCGAGCAGCGGCCCACTACCGTATCGAGCGAAGGTCGTGAATTCCGGCACCTGCCCGGGATCGGCTCCACACGCTCACCAGGAAAGTCAACTGTCTTTTTCCGTCCGATCCGGTCGAAAAACCAACTGGAACGCAGTCTCCTGGACCGGCGCTTCGATTCGGCGGCGTCGATGGTATTGCCGTACGTTCTGCTCTTTTGCTGCTCGATTTCCATCTCTCTTTCCAAGTGGACGATATGTAAAATCATTTGAAACATGGTCTTGTCAATCTCCTTTGTGATTAGCGGGTGCAACCGGTTGCATTTCGGTCCCCAAAAAAATCATGCGGATTCGCGGACGATCAGTTCGACCGGCATGGTCGTGTTCGTCAACAAACCCGTCTGCAGGTACTGGAGCAGATTCTGAGACAGCGGCGTCCATGCCTGCGCAGCTCTTTCAGCGCCTCGATCGCCATCAAGTCGCTGTTGATGAAGACCGCATCCAGGTCCGGGGCTTGCTCCAGTAAAGTGCGCATCGCCACCGCCCCCGACGTATCCGTGAAGTCACCGTGGGCGATCAGTGCAGAATCGAGGCTTCTGCCTGCATCCTGCAGGGCCTGCTGGTAACCATCGAAACGATACTGGACTTCGAGTTCTTCCGCGGGGCCTCCCAGGAAGGCGATCCGCCGTCTTCCGGATTGAATCAGGTGCTCGGTTGCCAGCCTGCCGCCGCTCAGATTGTCGCCGCACACGCTGCAGTACTTCATACCCGGCTTGGGCGGTCCCCAGACGATGAAAGGCGCCTCCATCTCGACGAGCGCCTGGATGTGATCCGATTTCCTCGTCGAGGTCATCAGGATGAAACCATCCACACGGCCGGTATCCAGATACATGTGTGCCCACTCCGTTTCGCGCGGATCGACGTGAACCACGAGCATGTCGTATCCGTTTTCTGACAACCCGCTGGAGATCCCGCCCATGATCTCCAGTCCGAACAGATCCGCCACCGAAAATTCCTTGTGATAGGCGTGGGTGACGAAGGCGATCGTGTTGCTCTGCTGCAGACTCAGCCGGCGAGCCGGAATGTTGATGCGGAACTGATGCTGCTTGGCGATGGCCCGGATGCGTTCCCTCGTCTCGTCCCCGATGAGCGGGCTGTCGTTCAACGCCCGCGACACCGTTGATTTGGAAACCCCGGCCAACCGGGCGATGTCAGCGATGGTTTTGACGTCTTTCTTGCTCATCCGTTTCTTCCAGGTTTATGCAACCGGTTGCATTATACAACACCAAAAAGCCTTTGTCAAGCATCCCGGCGGTCGTCGTGCAGTCAAACGCATCCCGGTTGCTACGCTGCATATGCACCTCGGTGGAATACCCGGAAGAGGATCGTGAAATCGTGCCCTGGAATGCGTACATCTTCACCCGAGCAAAGAACGCGTAAGTTCAACCGCCATGGCGGCATCGGGCGCGTAGCCGTCGGCGCCGATCTCGTCGGCGAAAACCTGCGTCACCGGTGCGCCGCCGACGATGATCTTGGCCCTGTCTCGCAGTCCCTGCTCCGCGATGGCCGCAATCGTCTTCTGCATCGCAGGCATGGTACTCATCAACAACGCCGACAGGCCCACCACGTCCGGTTCATGCTCCCGAATGGCTTCGATGAAGCGTTCCGGCGGGAGATTGATACCGAGATCGACGATCTCAAACCCGCCACCTTCCAGCATCATCGCAACCAGATTCTTGCCGATGTCGTGCAAATCCCCGGCTACCGTGCCCAACACGACTTTGCCGGCCGAAGGAGCGTCGGCTTCCGTCAGGAGAGGTTTGAGCACATCCATCCCGGCATGCATGGCACGGGCGGCGATGAGCACCTCAGGTACGAAGAGATCACCGTCACGGAAATCGACCCCGACGCGCTCCATCCCTTTGAGCAGGCCACCCTGGAGCACCTGCCCTGGCGTGAGACCCTCATCCAGGGCATTCTGGGTTAACTGCGCCACGGCGTCCTCGTCCCCTGCATAAAGTTTTTCACCAATTTTCACAAGTGTTTCGCTCATAAATTGCATCCTTTCCGGCCGTAGCGTAAATCAAACACAGGCGTCTTCGGAAGGCGGCATGCCACAAGCCTGGTTCGCAAATCGCAAGTATGTCATCGAGTCAATAATGCTTCGATCCTCCGGCTTCTCCTTCCCTTGCAAGGAGCATACACATCCACTCGCGTCCTTGCCCGTGTCGTCAATCCTTGCACTCCTTCGCCTGCGTCTCGGTTTTCTGCCTGGCGCGGTAAGCCTTGATGTAGCGCCGCGCATAGGGATCTTTCCCCAGGAGCACGTCGGCGGCCAGGATAAATTCGCGCACTTCTGCCACGCGAACGATCGGCGCGTTGACGCCCTCCCGCAAAGCCATGGCTAAAAACATGGCGTTGAAGATATTCCGATCGGGCATGCCGAAGGAAACGTTGCTGGCACCGAGCGTCATGTTCACGCCGAGTTGATCTTTGATCCCCCGAATCGTCTCCAGCGTGACGCGTCCCGCATCGACTTCCGTGCCGGCGCTGAGGCACAGCGGATCGATGAGGATGTTCTCGGCCAGGACGCCCATTTCCCGGGCGCGCTCGACGATCTTGTGCGCGATCTCGATGCGCACATCGGCATCCCCGGGTACGCCGCGATCGTCCATGCAGAGACCGATGACTGCGGCCTCGTGCGCGGCGACGAGCGGCAGGACCGCTTCCAGCGAACGTGCCTCTCCGTTAACAGAGTTGACCAGCGGTTTTCCCTGGTAAACCTTGAGGCTTTCTTCCAACGCTTTCGGATCCGAAGTGTCGATGCTGACCGGCACATCCACCACTTGCTGCACGACTTCGACTGCCCGAGGCAGCATGGCCGCTTGATCGACTCCTTGCGCGCCAACGTTGACGTCGATAATATCCGCGCCGGCTTGCACTTGAGCGATCGCCTCTCGTTCCACCATACTCAGATCACCCATGCGAAGCCGTTCGGCAAGGGCCTTACGACCGGTCGGATTGATGCGTTCGCCGATCAACGCCGTCGGCCGCTCCGGGCCGATCCAGACGCTGCATGCTGTTCCGCGAAATTCTGTTTCCATGACTCGATTCTGTATCATCCTTTTCGAAAGGTTCGAAACCGGCTGCGTTGGCCGCTATCCAACGAGCCAGGCTACCGCCCATACATCATTGAATGCCTGTTTCTACCTCCTCGAGCGTGCTTCTCGGCATGAATCGGCTAATTTTCCAAAGAACTTACGCATCTCTATCCCCATGTACGAGTGAAAATCAAGGCCCGCTCCTGGTCAGCCACCAGCGAACGGAGCATCGAGACTCTCAACGCAAATCATAATTTTCAAGGATCAATACCCTCTATCCCTGCAGCCTCGCAGGAACAGCTATCAAGGTCGAACATCAAATCTCAGAAGGTAGATACCACTGTAGGCATTGAAACCCCCATCGATAGGTACGGCAACGCCGGTAACGAAGCTCGACGAATCGGAGAGCAGCCACAATGCGAAACCGCTTCCGGCCACCGAACGGCTGCCGGCCTTGATCCTGCCGTTCTCGGCCATGCTCACTCCCCAAGTCTGTAGGCGTGCCTGGCCAGATTGTAGGCGCAGTCCTTTGCCATCTCCGAGGCGTCCTCTCGATCAACGATGCCGCGCATCACCAACCCGGCGATCCAGTTGGCATCGACACGGCGGGCCAGGTCATGCCGGGCGGGGATCGAGGGGAAGGCGCGCGTATCATCATTGAAACCGACCGTGTTATGCAGACCGGCGGTCTCCATCACCTGATCGCGATAGCGCATCATACCGTTGACGCTGTCGTGGAACCACCAGGGTGGACCAAGGCGCATGGCCGGGAAGAGTCCGGCCAGCGGGGCCAGCTCTCGCGCATACGTCGCTTCGTCGAGTGTGAAAACGATCAGCCTCAGCCTGGAGTCGTTGCCATACTTACTCAGCAGCGGGCGCAGGTTGTGCGTGAATTCGGCGCTCTCTGGGATGTCAACGCCCGTGTCGGGACCGAAGCGCTCGGCAATCAGTTCATTGTAATCACGCACCGATCCCACGTGGAACTGCATCACCAATCCATCCTCGATACTCATCCGGGCGCTTTCCATGATCATGTGGGCCGTAAAGCGGCGGGCGTCCTCGGTCGTGGCGGCACCGCGAAGCGCGCGCTGGAAAATTGCTTCCGCCTCGGCGGCCGTCAACTCGGCCGTATATGCGGATACTGCGGCGTGGTCGGTGGAAAGTGCGCCCATCTGCTTGAAGAAAGCCCGCTGCTTTTCCAATGCCTGGATGTATTTCGGATAGGAACCGACCGTGATACCGCTGATATCACTAAGCGCATCGACGTCTCTTTTCCAACCTGGCGCGTCGATGTTCACAACAGCATCAGGCCGGAAAGTGGGGCGAATATCGCCCTTCCAGCCGGACTTCTTGATAACCTGGTGATGCTCGAGGGGATCGGTAGCGGCATCGGTCGTGCACAGCACCTCGATGTTGAACTGCTCGTAGAGAACACGGGGCCGGTATTCCGGCTTGCGCAGTGCGGCTTCGATCTGGTCATAAATCGATTGGGCGGTATCGCCGCAAAGCTTCTCGCGCACGCCGAAGACTTCATACAATTCCTGCGCCAGCCAGGAACCTGTCGGGGTACCACGGAACAGGTAGAAGTGCTCGGCAAAGATCTGCCAGATCTTGCGATGATCCGCTTCGACCTCCCCACCATCAATGCGGGGCACACCCAGCGATTCGAGCGGAATGCCTTGTGAGTACAGCATTCGGTAGATGTAGTGATCAGGGATCAGCAGCAGTTCCGCCGGGGTGCCGAATGTGGCATTCTCATCGGCGAACAACCAGGGGTCGACGTGCCCATGGGGGCAGATAAGCGGCAGCGCCGCGACTTCCTCGTACAGCTCCATCGCCAGTTGACGATGGGTCGGAGTTGGATCAAAGAAGCGATATTCAGGCAGGCTCAGCGGCTTTCGCATTGTGTAGGTTCCTATTTGGGTAAAAATTCATCGCCGGCGACCAGATATTTCGCTGCAAGCTGATAACAACAGGAAGTGCCAACCCCGCACCGGCGAACACCAATTCAGTATACTATGACTTCAACGATAAAAATCCGGATACCGTAGAGCAAGCTTTAAAACTTATAAGACATATCAAGAACTGAATTTCGCTGGGTATTCTCGCAATGCAATCATCCCCATATCACTCATGGCTGTCCTTCTGCCATTCCCGCGCTGTGGCAATCAGCGCATCGATATTTTCTGCCGGCGTCTCGGGTGATACACCACCGCCGAAGGACAGGATCAATCCGCCACCAGCCGCGGCTTTATCAAGGCAGGTTTGGGCCCACTGCGAGACATCTTCTGGTGAGCCGCGCATACCCACATCGACTGGCGGCACGTTGCCCATTACCGCAACGCGATGTCCCATGACGGCTTTGACTTCGCCGATATCGATTTTATGGCTGAAGTTGAACACGT encodes the following:
- a CDS encoding LacI family DNA-binding transcriptional regulator; translation: MSKKDVKTIADIARLAGVSKSTVSRALNDSPLIGDETRERIRAIAKQHQFRINIPARRLSLQQSNTIAFVTHAYHKEFSVADLFGLEIMGGISSGLSENGYDMLVVHVDPRETEWAHMYLDTGRVDGFILMTSTRKSDHIQALVEMEAPFIVWGPPKPGMKYCSVCGDNLSGGRLATEHLIQSGRRRIAFLGGPAEELEVQYRFDGYQQALQDAGRSLDSALIAHGDFTDTSGAVAMRTLLEQAPDLDAVFINSDLMAIEALKELRRHGRRCLRICSSTCRRVC
- the uxaC gene encoding glucuronate isomerase, yielding MRKPLSLPEYRFFDPTPTHRQLAMELYEEVAALPLICPHGHVDPWLFADENATFGTPAELLLIPDHYIYRMLYSQGIPLESLGVPRIDGGEVEADHRKIWQIFAEHFYLFRGTPTGSWLAQELYEVFGVREKLCGDTAQSIYDQIEAALRKPEYRPRVLYEQFNIEVLCTTDAATDPLEHHQVIKKSGWKGDIRPTFRPDAVVNIDAPGWKRDVDALSDISGITVGSYPKYIQALEKQRAFFKQMGALSTDHAAVSAYTAELTAAEAEAIFQRALRGAATTEDARRFTAHMIMESARMSIEDGLVMQFHVGSVRDYNELIAERFGPDTGVDIPESAEFTHNLRPLLSKYGNDSRLRLIVFTLDEATYARELAPLAGLFPAMRLGPPWWFHDSVNGMMRYRDQVMETAGLHNTVGFNDDTRAFPSIPARHDLARRVDANWIAGLVMRGIVDREDASEMAKDCAYNLARHAYRLGE
- a CDS encoding DUF1080 domain-containing protein, translating into MRSGYSSFAVVCLWIALLSGCTPGRSTPETPGATAVATPTIDLPQPTDTPDVQAQIEAATLLSIDFETGFPFELYDWSESWQVQNESDSNAVFCSQISDDWSSFLFGLDEWENYALSLRAKFLSDNPNQGAEAYVRINSSIDGYRASIFNNEWAAVGYYPPASQLGGASVQIEQNEWVEFQVRFVGEELKYFLNGELVLQVRDDRRDSGRAGFGAAPNTEVCVDDILVWGLDENGIPLVDPGDLVVEPYDGTVYSIQEKVDNKRTIPVFYPWSSNCEHLSEFYFDCDTEDTPYGLVWIGAGLAQDLESTQPAVSAPQRILMQSDGDTLYLISEQWHYWYPGWRTLSPDSPFYLDEVYQPHIGSEYDQTLVINFTHPEWPALMAEKALNFKIAGFDGMMLDWWHNGAGNGRSEEVVEAARVAISKAIRMRVGDDFILMGNVNWGVDDPTAQYLSGVFLELWKSEPAEGYALTYSEENEFGWNPSIERMEDLLIYWDTHLLWPKIIAFEPWKITTDDYVADRYTEENLRYARLFAAMAVVIPENGYILYADNNDDWDGGDHQHAYYDFYLTDFGKPISDMVTVVDGMAYKRFERGLIAYNRTTSEVVVRLPYGKQFTIGPLQGLFLEGYFE
- a CDS encoding corrinoid protein yields the protein MSETLVKIGEKLYAGDEDAVAQLTQNALDEGLTPGQVLQGGLLKGMERVGVDFRDGDLFVPEVLIAARAMHAGMDVLKPLLTEADAPSAGKVVLGTVAGDLHDIGKNLVAMMLEGGGFEIVDLGINLPPERFIEAIREHEPDVVGLSALLMSTMPAMQKTIAAIAEQGLRDRAKIIVGGAPVTQVFADEIGADGYAPDAAMAVELTRSLLG
- a CDS encoding DUF429 domain-containing protein; protein product: MQIAGVDGCKGGWLCISKELLSAEISSEVFPSMASLLKRMPRPVVLAVDIPFGLPDSGPRKCDQLARKLLGSPRASSVFPAPIRPAIEA
- a CDS encoding MBL fold metallo-hydrolase produces the protein MRQVQDGVFIITHSFPWPGNSMIVEMKSSDLVLVDTPYTPEATREVLDWVKAQMGEREITAINTGFHYDNLGGNSYLIDEGIPVYGSELTATLLAQRGEDMRAMTLDWLQAPQYRSYYEAHAALAYVAPTHLFDLEDGLQLKFDDEVVQVYYPGPSHAPDNVVVYFPSRKLLFGTCMIIGEDKVGNTSDADMAAWPESVRDLSRFDFNMLVPGHGDRLDPGLLEHTLDLLTSMQN
- a CDS encoding SGNH/GDSL hydrolase family protein; the protein is MLLKPASHVLFIGDSITDCGRDRSHPGWESSQYLGDGYVNFVHDVLAKAYPDAGIRILNTGVGGDTVRELAARWDSDVLRLHPSWLSVMIGINDVWQHFDSFRAKPPVSLEEYRRTLERLIGQVRQELDGLVMMTPYYLEPNRSDPMRSLMDRFGEVVQELALLHEAVFVDTQAAFDEILQDIDPYELAADKVHVNDTGHKVLAGAFLQGIGVESSNVTPGME
- a CDS encoding dihydropteroate synthase, which translates into the protein METEFRGTACSVWIGPERPTALIGERINPTGRKALAERLRMGDLSMVEREAIAQVQAGADIIDVNVGAQGVDQAAMLPRAVEVVQQVVDVPVSIDTSDPKALEESLKVYQGKPLVNSVNGEARSLEAVLPLVAAHEAAVIGLCMDDRGVPGDADVRIEIAHKIVERAREMGVLAENILIDPLCLSAGTEVDAGRVTLETIRGIKDQLGVNMTLGASNVSFGMPDRNIFNAMFLAMALREGVNAPIVRVAEVREFILAADVLLGKDPYARRYIKAYRARQKTETQAKECKD